The Deltaproteobacteria bacterium CG11_big_fil_rev_8_21_14_0_20_42_23 genome contains the following window.
TGGATGTAAATATTTCTTTGAGTGCGGGAAGTGTTATTAGTAACGGTAAAATAAGCAGTGACAGTGTTTCCAGAGACAACAAAAGAAGGAAGGGTTGTGCCATCTTTTACTTGAATGCTTAAGAGATTGCCCGTTGTTCTTCCGCAGTTTGTGAAAAATCCAAAGCACAAAACAAACACGAACATAAGCAAACGAATCATATCTTCCCCTTTTTTATCGATCTCTTCCAAATCAAGTCGGAGAGGCGTAAGCATATTTTTATTATTTTGGGGAATAGAAAAAGGAAAAGACGAAAGTTGACAGCCCTCTTCTGGCTCTATAGAAAAGCGCCAGGTTTTTATCCAAGTTTTTGATCTGCCCTGAGATCAGCATCCAGAAAGGTTTTTATGAGAATGCCTCCCAATTGTCCCAAGTGTAATTCCACATATGTTTATGCAGATGATCCGCTGTGGATTTGTCCGGAGTGCGCTCATGAATGGAATCAAGAAGATGCAAATTCAAGCGGAACGCAAGAATCTGATGCGAATATAAAAGATGCGAACGGCCAAGAATTAAAAGATGGCGATAGCGTGGTGGTGATCAAAGATTTAAAAGTGAAAGGATCATCCCAGTCGGTGAAGCGAGGCACCAAAGTAAAAGGCATTCGCCTCATCGAAAGCGACGACGGCCATAATATCTCCTGCAAAATCGATGGCATTGGTGCCATGAATTTGAAATCAGAATTCGTGCGGAAGGCTTAAGAGATTAAGACAAAAAGCCAAAAAGATAGAGGGGAATATTTTTTTTGTCTCCAATGAGGATGTTGTCCTTAATCACAAAGGCTTGATCAACATTTCGAACTTGCTTATCGCTTTTTCCCTTTCCTCCAACTTCGAAGGTAAATGCATTGCATTTGAAATCGCCTTGTTTTGTGTAAAAAGGAACGTAAGCGGCATGAAGAAGTTGGCTTAAGACAAACTCTTCTCGTGTATTTCCAACATCATTTTTTTTGCCCAGGCTGTGATTAATAGCAAATGAAAGATTAGGATTATCTAAGTAAACTTTTTCGGCATTTCGAATAAGAGCATGGCCTGTTTTTTCATTCATCAAAAATAAAAGAAGTCCGGTGTCTTTTAAAATCTGTAAATACTCAGCAGTGGTGGTGTGATCTTTAGAGAGGCTGTTTGCCAACTGATTAATGCTCATTGAGCCAGGTTTTGTTGTGGCAATAAAATAGAGGATTTTTTTGAACACTTCTAAGTTTTGAGTTTTTAACGAATAAAAAGAAGCGATATCTTCATAAATTGTTTTTTCAATCATGCCGATAATAATTTTGGCAAAGTGTTCAAGCTGTTTATATTTATGCGAAAAAGGATAATAACCTCTTTCTAAATAGGTTTTGAAGTGACCTTGCATTTTGGGAATGAGCGCAAGTTTGTTTGCGATTGAAATATGGTTTTTTGTTAATTCTTCTAAAGAGTATTTTTTAAAAGATTGGTGAAGTGTAAATTCAAGGTATTCGCGAAACGAAAAACCAAACATGTGATGCAAAAGAGCTCTTCTGGATAAATCGTATTTTCCTTTTACGAGATCGATGCTGGAGCTTCCAGAAAACAAAATGTTGATCTGAGGGTATGAATCATAAATGTTTTTGAGTTCCTGATTCCAGTTTTGATATTTATGAATTTCATCGATAGCAATAAGTTGGCCATCGAGTTCTTTTACAAACTGATCAACCAGGGAAACAAGCGAGTGCTCTACAAAATAGAGGTTGTCCGCCGAAACATAAAGCTTTTGGCTTGGTTCTAAACGGCTTTGAGATAAAAAGTGGAGGAGGAAGGTTGTTTTTCCCACTCCACGAGGACCAACAATGCCATTTAGCCTGTCTTCGAAGACAAAATCGCTATAAAAATTGCGGATATAGACATCTTTTTGGGCAGCGTTTAACCTCTGATAAGTTTCTATAAGGGATTGCATGGAAAGATGATATGCAAATTTTTGAGTATACTCAAGATTTTTATCACATTTTTTTGAGTGTAACCGAAATAATGGCTGTCTGAAGCCAAAAAAATTTTAGCAGATTTTCCCTACATTTACCTCGAGAACGAGTTCACGAGGTTTTAATACATGAGGGGACATATGATTTTTTTGCGATCTTTTTATTCTTTTGTGGTGCTCTCCACGCTTTTGTGCAAGGAGTGCACACTTCAATCATTTTAAAAGGAGATGTTCACATGGCAGAGTTAAAAGGATTAAAAAAACCAGTAAAATTGAAACCAGAGTTGGCAGAGTTCTTAGGCAAAAAAGAATTGCCGCGCACTGAAATTACTAAAAAATTGTGGGACTATATAAAAGCCAACAAACTTCAAACGAAAACCAAAAATGGAAAACCAGAAAACGCTGGAAAATTTATTGTAGCAGACGCAGCGCTACTTCCGCTTTTCAAAAAAACAAAATCAAAAAGCAAATCAGGAAACCTCACAGACTTAACCGGAATGAAAGAAGGCCAAACGGTTGACATGATGCAAATGGCCGCGATTGTTGCTGCTAACATCGAAGCTTAAGCTGAAAATAATTCATAAAAACGCGAACTCACTTGGGTTCGCGTTTTTTTTATTCCTCCTCTAAACGCAAATGCTGCGCTTAAAAAGCAAATGTCAGGTAAGTGCCTGGTATTGGGCATGTGAGAGAGAATGATGTCTAATGCATATTCCGCGTTCGTATTGTAAAGTTAGAAAAATTCATTCCCAAGAAGGAGATGTAGATGAAGAAAAAAGCCTTAACCTTGTCCGCTATTCTCGTCGTAATATTTTGTGCAAGCATAGCAAAAGCAGTAGAACCTTGGCCGGGGGAACCCTGGCAACAGTCAACCGTGCTCACATCGCTGGATTCCGATCTTCAAAACAACTTAAGTGGCGCGCACTGGAACGAAGCTACCAGAACGTTGTGGCTCTGCCTCAATGGCCCCGCAAAATTTTGGGCGCTGGTTGAAGATGGAAATGGTTCCTTCAAAGTTGACACTCAAAACGGAAGCCGTGCTGAGTGGACCGTTGTGGGCGACTTGGAAGGCATTACGCAAGTTGATTTGGAAGAGTCCTCAGTTTACGTGATGGATGAATCTCAAGGCACAATTAGAAAGTACTCTGTTTCCGCGCCTGGAGCTGCAGTGTTACAGCGTCAGTGGAACATTTCTCCACATATTCCCGTTTACAGTGGTGGAGCTGGGCCCGAGGGCATTGCCTTTGTTCCCGACAGCTCACTGCAGTTGAACGGTTTTGTGGATGCCAACGGCCAAGCCTACACCAGCCAAAATGGAATGGGCGGTTTGATGTTTGTGGCGCATCAACGTGGCGGAGCGGTGTATGCGTTTGATCTCGATGCCAACAGTAACACGTTTGATTTTGTGGGCGCATACAAAACTTCACGTACAGAAAGTAGCGGCTTGGAATTCGACCGCTCGAGTGGAAAAATGTATGTGTGGCATAACACCAATGGTAATTTTATCGAAGTGACAGACCTCACTTCTTTTGTTGGCGCAGACGGACAACGCCATTTCACCAGCATCAAAGAATACCAAGGGCCAAAAGGCGGAAACCTTGAGGGCATCGCGCTTACGCCAGCTTCGTCTGGAGAGAATTCATTTTTTACCACCGATGATGACAACCAAAATGGTGCAGCCCTTATGTGGTTTCAACATTTTGAACCAGAAGTTTTAGGCGCGGACACTTACAGCACCAACCAGCAAACACCTTTGGCAGTTGCACTTCCGGGCTTACTGCAAAATGATTTTGGTGTTGATACTGCAATGCTTGTAGATGAACCAATACACGGAAGCCTTCAAGATTTAAGTGCAGGTGATAGTTTTGATGGCTCATTTGTATATCAACCCAATCCGAGTTATGCCGGAAAAGATATTTTCACCTACGCTTCCGCAAATGGTGGTGAAGAAGTGAAAGTAGAAATTAATATTACGCCAGTGCAAACCTTAACGATTCCTATTGCAGCATCTGTGAATGATGTTGAAGAACGTGCTGATGGAAGCATGTATACCAACAGCAGCGATTTGGAATTGGTGAAAGAGAACACGGTTCAAACCGTTGGTTTGCGTTTTACGGGAGTAAATCTTCCAGCGAATGCAACGCTTTTGAAAGCCTATATTCAATTTACGACGGACGAAGTGAAAAATGAAGCTGCAGATTTAAAAATAGAAGCGGAAGCTGTAGCAAGTGCTGCTTCGTTCATCACAGAACGATACAATCTTTCTTCCAGACCTAGAACGGAAGCAAATGTTCAGTGGCAGCCGCAAACATGGTTGGCCATTAACGAAGCGGGTGAGAAGCAGCAAACATCAGACCTTCGTCCCTTGATTGAAGAGCTTCTTCAACAGCCAGGTTGGCAGCCAGGAAATAATATTGCTTTCATTATTTCCGGGAGTGGAAAAAGAGTTGCAAGATCATTTGATAAATCCCCAGGCATGGCGCCACGACTTGTGGTTGAATATGTAACTGACAGCGAACAGCCTGTTGAAGCGGCTTTGAGCTCGGTCGCTGTAAGAGTTTCATCTGATATGAATGATGTGGAAGAACGTGCCGATGGAAGCATGTATACCAACAGCAGCGATTTGGAACTTGTTACCGACGGCGGAGTTCAAACCGTGGGCATGCGTTTCGAATCTCTCAGCATTCCGGCTGGTGCTGAAATTGTGAGTGCCAGTATTCAGTTTACCGTGGATGAAGTTTCAAGTGTTGCCACGGAACTGAGCATCCAAGCTGAAGATGCAGCAAACGCAGCTGCGTTTGGCACCAATGTTCATAACGTAAGTAATCGTACACTTACTTCATCTGTAGTGGAGTGGTCGCCGGAAGCATGGACCATTGTTGGAGAAGCGGGCGATAAGCAAAAAACTCCAGACTTAAGTGCAATGGTTCAAGATATTGTCGATCGCAATGATTGGCAAAGTGGAAACGCAATGGTGTTTGTGATTACAGGCTCAGGAAAACGCACGGCTGAATCCTACAGAGGCAGTCCAGCTCAAGCACCACTCTTGCGCGTGGAGTTCAGAACGAATTAAGGTTTTGTGTTGAGGAAAGAGAAAAACAAAAACGCGAACTCACTTGGGTTCGCGTTTTTTTATTCAAGGCCTGAGAGGCTGATGTGTTTTATTTCTGTGGTCTCGCTTGTTCTTCTTGAAGCTCGCGTAAACTTTCAATGACGGTTGCAGAACTTAGCCCATGCCCTCTTAACGCGAATCTTTCAAGAAACCCAGCATCGTGAAGAAGAGGCCCTGCCACTTCAAGAAAAAGAGATCGTGCAAATGCAGAGCGTAGTGCAGCTCTTGCCATGAGGGGAAGAACAGGTGGTAAGTCAAAGGTGTGTTGAGCACCATCAGCAGTACGAAGAATTTGCATGTCTGTGTTTGAATACAGAACAGAAACCCATCCCGCTTTTTCAGGTACATAGAGAATGTGGCTAGATCTCCAGTCAGCTAATCCTCCAAATACTTGCCCTGGGTGATCTGTTGGATAGCGGCAGATTGCAGCTTTATTGAGTGCTGCATCAACAAGTCTCTCTGCAGGTCTGCCATATCGATCGGTAAGAGAAAAAGTTTTGGCGGCAGCAGAAATAGTTATTCCACGAAAAGCTGCGATTCGAAAAAGATCTGCAGCTACTACCCTGCTGCCTGTGCGGGCGTCATGGTTGGTAAAACAAGCTGAAGCTGCATTTGCGAGCCGAACAAGTGGGAAGGCTTGACGTGGACTAAACATGCGGTTTCTCCTTGTGATCATTCTTTCTAAGCCGGAGGCTTCTCCGATTGCAAGGGATAAAATGGGATAGTGCATTGCCAGCTCAAGTAAACATGGAAAGGCTTTGGTGTTTAAGTGGGAGAGGTGATGTTTTTGGAAACAGAACTTTTAAGCGAGCGAACTTTTTCTAGAGCGCGAGAGAAAAAATCCACTTCTTTTTCTTGTTGATCTTTCGGAAGGTCTTCATTTTTTTGTAAAGCCTCGATGATGGCTGTAAGTGTTTTTTCGTATCCGGAGAGAATAGCTTTTCGTGCAGCATCATCCATTGGTATTGTTTTTTTAAAAAAAGCTTGTTCAATTGTTTTTTGTCCTTTCACATTTTCTTCAAGTTTATCCAAGTCGAAAAGCGAATGAATAAATGAAGCAAGAAACTCATCGATGTTTGCATGAGAGTGTCCAAGATCCTTTGCTTGAAAGTAATGTGATTCGTTTATAAAAAAGAAGAATGCCTGATTTTCAAAGTTTAGAGCATAGTCTCCAAAGGCCGATCCACCAGCATGAAGTATTTCATCACGTTCTTTTCCTTTGTAGCCTAACAAGTCTACGAAGGCAGTTCTTATTTTGGGGTCCAGAGATAAGCGCCGGGAAAAAATATACTTATGAAGTGTCTCATGGGTAGCTACTGTTTGAAGATGTTTTGGGGAGCTATTTTTTATTATTTCATAATAGAAATGAATTTCACGATCTCCGTATGTTGCTGATGCATTATTCATTTTAAAGCTATTCAGTTTAAGATCTGTTGTTAATCCATCCACTAGTTTTTCATGCACCTCTCGAATTCCCTCAGTAATAGCACTTACCTTTTCTTGAAAGTGTTGTATTTGGCTCCAGCTGTGAGGGGCACTGGATAAGTCTGATACTCTTATAGTGTTTTGATTTGGGTCTACATTTCCCCAAGCATGATAAGTCGCTTGTCTTATTTGCATGTGGTAGAAGTGAGGATCATCAGACGCAGGATTCGGGAGGTTCATTGTAAAGAAAGGATCTGCTTGGTCGGAGATTGGCGCCCCGCGGTAGCTATATGAATTTGAAAACGTTCCTAACAAATAAACAAAAACATTTTCATTTTCATC
Protein-coding sequences here:
- a CDS encoding PhnA protein, encoding MRMPPNCPKCNSTYVYADDPLWICPECAHEWNQEDANSSGTQESDANIKDANGQELKDGDSVVVIKDLKVKGSSQSVKRGTKVKGIRLIESDDGHNISCKIDGIGAMNLKSEFVRKA
- a CDS encoding ATPase is translated as MQSLIETYQRLNAAQKDVYIRNFYSDFVFEDRLNGIVGPRGVGKTTFLLHFLSQSRLEPSQKLYVSADNLYFVEHSLVSLVDQFVKELDGQLIAIDEIHKYQNWNQELKNIYDSYPQINILFSGSSSIDLVKGKYDLSRRALLHHMFGFSFREYLEFTLHQSFKKYSLEELTKNHISIANKLALIPKMQGHFKTYLERGYYPFSHKYKQLEHFAKIIIGMIEKTIYEDIASFYSLKTQNLEVFKKILYFIATTKPGSMSINQLANSLSKDHTTTAEYLQILKDTGLLLFLMNEKTGHALIRNAEKVYLDNPNLSFAINHSLGKKNDVGNTREEFVLSQLLHAAYVPFYTKQGDFKCNAFTFEVGGKGKSDKQVRNVDQAFVIKDNILIGDKKNIPLYLFGFLS